The Immundisolibacter sp. genome includes a region encoding these proteins:
- a CDS encoding MaoC/PaaZ C-terminal domain-containing protein — translation MAIDYRRLLDWPVPEVRQTYSVRDSQRYALAVGLGADPVDTRQLPFVYEHNPQALPMQAVVLGYPGFWMKDPATGVDWVRLVHAEQGLRLHRPLPASGEVIGRTRVVGINDKGPGKGAIVYSQRTLHDAVSDALIATLDSSTFCRGDGGCGGSDAPPMRLAPTPEREPDAVCELPTLPQQALLYRQCGDFNPLHADPAVARAAGFERPILHGLCTFAVAGHALLRTLCDYDPARLTQLQARFSAPVYPGETLRTEIWHEAGAVAFRTLAVERQQVVLSHGRAQIDTR, via the coding sequence ATGGCCATCGACTACCGGCGCCTGCTGGACTGGCCGGTGCCGGAGGTACGCCAGACCTACAGCGTGCGCGACAGCCAGCGGTATGCGCTGGCGGTCGGCTTGGGCGCCGACCCGGTCGATACCCGGCAACTGCCCTTCGTGTACGAACACAACCCGCAGGCGCTGCCCATGCAGGCGGTGGTGCTGGGCTACCCCGGCTTCTGGATGAAGGACCCGGCCACCGGCGTCGACTGGGTGCGCCTGGTGCACGCCGAGCAGGGCCTGCGCCTGCACCGGCCGCTGCCGGCCAGCGGCGAGGTGATCGGCCGCACGCGCGTGGTCGGCATCAACGACAAGGGGCCGGGCAAGGGCGCCATCGTCTACAGCCAGCGCACGCTGCACGATGCGGTGAGTGATGCCCTGATCGCGACGCTGGACAGCAGCACCTTCTGCCGCGGCGACGGCGGCTGCGGCGGATCCGATGCGCCGCCCATGCGGCTGGCACCAACCCCCGAACGTGAGCCGGACGCGGTCTGCGAACTCCCTACCCTGCCCCAGCAGGCGCTGTTGTATCGCCAATGTGGCGACTTCAACCCGCTGCACGCCGACCCGGCCGTGGCCCGCGCCGCCGGTTTCGAGCGGCCCATCCTGCACGGCCTGTGCACCTTTGCCGTGGCCGGCCACGCCCTGCTGCGCACGCTGTGCGACTACGACCCGGCACGCCTGACGCAACTGCAGGCGCGCTTCTCGGCGCCGGTCTACCCGGGCGAGACGCTGCGTACGGAAATCTGGCACGAGGCGGGCGCCGTGGCGTTTCGCACACTGGCGGTAGAACGCCAGCAGGTGGTGCTCAGCCACGGCCGGGCGCAAATCGACACCCGCTGA